The proteins below come from a single Cryptococcus gattii WM276 chromosome D, complete sequence genomic window:
- a CDS encoding uncharacterized protein (Similar to TIGR gene model, INSD accession AAW46725.1), which produces MRTSHRKSHSTSALSLLARSSALAPPTSLKQNISRQHLDRFKQGQSVLPSDNEQSSNAGFGISSGLQGIVDDRLRDNYPGDALKKGRSEGDATELLDDLKSLRSSSRRRMAALKAVEKFLVEACVGLQFDALEKFLSFNPCEALVSLLTRHTSTLSHRSSHIPLPADDEMALSLIPELTLVVGILQGLCLLSRRCKEFVGEGRVMEVFIDLLLLLRSQPPLHESDRPISYNLLELLFCVLVDSPENARRFEKLSGLEAVVRVLKGSSVGKDVRMKCIEFLYFYLLPEQQDSNTDKRNVSNSSVSSTTSSGLYPPSPPTLSRTKPPIAVTTSAVNTSDVPNPNATADKLGDIDVPFIPQTPVKRPRPNLGYLTPATRQVSGASANTSSSTPGLPTVPASPSSPAVFSTIVPPSPREPKGGMMSSASSTGLARMLDEDVLLSSPVPGVRIPARLKHRDDNVAGKVGLGIGLPNLDMTGATSKTRGGTSNDLFNLAVSSKRSNSGSSGSSTVVPSRASLAISESSTRSPWVVSSGGKRSGEARVSARLGRSASLRREISPSPSPLARSSFPIAHACHLEKEGDAEEKTQRQRGGSSGLAMVSGTPRSSTSSRSRHSRAQSHASGLSLRPPIGSSESASVPSIDIPPVPRLPGSVPANVYLDAHPIPSSTRMTSMSNVKENKEKEKLRGARSKGFPTKLTKGMVPSASSPGLSAIAATSFNVSSSGEEVRKTGRDVPLGATKVVLSRNYRDIRGRERDESDDETVTGAKAGLRGQAKTATKTVEEKKEMLGMWLGNVEQLVQGVEKVSFWGSVGGARKGR; this is translated from the exons ATGCGTACCTCCCACAGGAAGTCCCACTCCACATCTGCCCTATCTCTTCTTGCCCGCTCATCTGCTTTGGCCCCGCCAACGTCTCTCAAGCAAAATATCTCGCGTCAACATCTCGACCGCTTTAAACAAGGGCAAAGTGTCCTCCCAAGTGACAACGAACAATCAAGCAACGCAGGCTTTGGTATCTCCAGCGGATTACAGGGGATAGTGGATGATCGGCTGAGGGATAATTATCCAGGTGATGCATTGAAAAAAGGACGTAGTGAAGGAGATGCCACAGAGTTGTTGGATGAT CTGAAATCCTTAAGGAGCTCAAGCCGAAGGAGAATGGCGGCATTAAAAGCAGTCGAAAAGTTTCTGGTTGAAGCTTGTGTGGGTCTCCAATTTGATGCCCTCGAAAAGTTCCTATCTTTCAATC CCTGCGAGGCTCTTGTTAGTCTTTTGACTCGACACACATCCACCCTCTCGCATCGTTCTTCCCATATTCCTCTTCCGGCCGATGACGAAATGGCTTTGAGCCTGATACCGGAGTTGACACTTGTCGTGGGAATATTGCAAGGGTTATGTTTATTGAGTAGAAGATGCAAGGAATTTGTTGGAGAGGGGCGGGTTATGGAG GTGTTTATCGATTTATTACTTCTCCTTCGGTCACAACCTCCATTACATGAGAGCGACAGGCCGATATCATATAACCTTCTTGAACTGCTATTTTGCGTTCTTGTCGACTCTCCGGAAAACGCGAGAAGGTTTGAAAAGCTGAGTGGACTGGAAGCCGTGGTGCGAGTATTGAAGGGTTCTAGCGTGGGGAAAGATGTGCG AATGAAGTGCATAGAGTTTTTGTACTTTTACCTCCTTCCGGAACAACAAGATAGCAACACCGACAAACGCAACGTCTCGAATTCTTCTGTTTCATCCACGACATCAAGCGGGCTCTATCCTCCCTCTCCGCCTACGTTGTCACGAACTAAGCCACCCATCGCCGTCACTACTAGCGCCGTCAACACTAGCGACGTCCCAAACCCAAACGCTACCGCAGACAAACTCGGCGATATAGACGTCCCTTTCATTCCCCAAACACCTGTTAAAAGACCTCGACCAAACCTCGGTTACCTCACCCCTGCTACACGCCAAGTATCTGGAGCAAGCGCCAACACATCAAGCTCTACCCCTGGTTTACCCACAGTCCCTGCTTCTCCCTCATCACCCGCCGTATTCTCTACAATTGTACCTCCTTCACCGCGAGAACCTAAAGGGGGGATGATGTCAAGTGCTTCGAGTACGGGTCTGGCGAGAATGTTGGACGAGGACGTCCTTCTTAGTTCTCCTGTACCTGGAGTACGTATTCCGGCAAGGTTAAAACACAGGGATGATAATGTCGCTGGAAAAGTGGGTTTGGGGATAGGACTGCCAAACCTGGATATGACAGGAGCGACTTCAAAAACAAGAGGAGGTACATCGAATGATCTTTTCAACCTCGCTGTGAGCTCGAAACGTTCGAACTCTGGGTCCTCTGGGTCATCTACTGTGGTACCTTCCAGAGCTTCCCTGGCGATATCGGAGTCGAGCACACGGTCTCCTTGGGTTGTTTCGAGCGGAGGCAAACGCAGTGGTGAAGCGAGAGTAAGCGCTAGGCTGGGTCGAAGCGCAAGTCTTAGACGAGAAATCAGCCCTAGTCCCAGTCCGCTCGCTCGTTCGAGTTTTCCCATTGCGCATGCCTGTCACCTcgaaaaagaaggagatgcCGAAGAGAAGACACAGAGACAGAGAGGGGGCAGCTCTGGCTTGGCGATGGTTTCGGGGACACCGAGATCGTCAACGTCATCAAGATCCCGACATTCCAGAGCTCAATCACACGCTTCTGGGTTATCTCTTCGCCCGCCGATTGGATCATCAGAATCAGCGTCAGTGCCATCTATTGACATTCCACCTGTCCCTAGATTACCCGGTTCTGTCCCTGCCAACGTCTATCTCGACGCCCATCCCATTCCTAGCTCGACCAGAATGACCTCAATGTCCAACGTGAAAGAAAAcaaagagaaggagaagttACGAGGTGCGAGATCGAAGGGTTTCCCAACAAAGTTGACAAAGGGGATGGTACCCAGTGCTTCAAGTCCGGGGCTCTCAGCTATAGCAGCTACATCTTTTAACGTATCCTCATCGGGCGAAGAAGTACGGAAGACGGGAAGGGACGTACCCTTAGGAGCTACGAAGGTGGTACTTTCGAGGAATTATCGGGATATTCGAGGCAGGGAGCGAGATGAATCGGATGACGAAACGGTGACGGGTGCTAAAGCAGGACTAAGAGGGCAGGCAAAAACGGCGACAAAGACGGTggaggagaaaaaggagatgCTTGGCATGTGGTTGGGGAATGTAGAGCAGCTTGTGCAAGGAGTGGAGAAAGTCAGTTTTTGGGGGTCAGTTGGAGGGGCTCGGAAGGGGAGATAA